A section of the Oryza sativa Japonica Group chromosome 1, ASM3414082v1 genome encodes:
- the LOC4324032 gene encoding plastidal glycolate/glycerate translocator 1, chloroplastic, with the protein MAATSSSSSPCMIASLRSSHRCRLSPSATATSPPRLRTLPPRRCRRNPSSSSSSSRQAAAISMAPANPRHRLIAPIHAAAAAGGGGGGAGATSPSGLPSLVGIAHLLVSLGIVLASDKFLKQAFAAASIKFPSALFGMFCVFSVLVVLDAFAPALAKGFMDFFEPATLFIQRWLPLFYVPSLVVLPLAVRDVPAASGLKIFLIIFGGWFASLMVAGYTALTVRKIVQTQLIPAEPMSKPSPFATLEFWAWGAVFVASFAVAYVNPTALGTTARTCLPFLLASTVLGYMVGSGIPSGVKKVLHPIICCALSADLAAIAYGYLSRSGVDAVLGDYLTKAPSNPGAGDVLMGFLGSVIISFAFSMFKQRKLVKRHAAEIFTSIAIASTFSLYSTAILGRVIGLEPSLTISILPRCITVALALSIVSFFEGVNSSLTAAVVVLTGLIGANFVQAAMDKLGLNDPIARGIGTASSAHGLGTAALSAKEPEALPFCAIAYGLTGIFGSLICSVPAVRQSLVFIAG; encoded by the exons atggcAGCGACctcatcatcatcctcccccTGCATGATTGCCTCGCTACGCAGCAGCCATCGCTGCCGCCTTTcgccctccgccaccgccacgtcgccgccccgccTCCGCACGCTTCCTCCCCGCCGATGCCGACgcaacccctcctcctcctcctcctcctcccgccaaGCGGCGGCAATCTCCATGGCTCCCGCCAATCCTCGCCACCGCCTCATCGCCCcgatccacgccgccgccgccgccggaggaggaggaggaggcgcgggcgccacctctccctcgGGCCTACCCAGC CTCGTCGGGATCGCGCACCTGCTGGTGTCGCTGGGGATCGTGCTGGCCTCCGACAAGTTCCTGAAGCAGGCGTTCGCGGCGGCGTCCATCAAGTTCCCCAGCGCCCTCTTCGGCATGTTCTGCGTCTTctccgtcctcgtcgtcctcgacgCCTTCGCGCCCGCGCTCGCCAAGGGGTTCATGGACTTCTTCGAGCCGGCCACCCTCTTCATCCAGAGGTGGCTGCCCCTCTTCTACGTCCCTTCCCTGGTCGTCCTGCCGCTCGCCGTCAGGGACGTCCCGGCTGCTTCCGGCCTCAAGATCTTCCTCATCATTT TTGGTGGCTGGTTTGCTTCACTCATGGTGGCCGGATACACAGCACTCACCGTGAGGAAGATTGTCCAGACACAGCTTATACCAGCTGAGCCGATGAGCAAGCCGTCTCCGTTCGCGACGCTGGAATTCTGGGCCTGGGGTGCTGTCTTTGTCGCATCGTTTGCTGTTGCGTATGTTAACCCCACAGCGCTTGGCACCACGGCAAGAACATGTCTTCCTTTCCTCCTCGCTTCAACTGTACTGGGATACATGGTTGGTTCTGG GATACCATCTGGTGTCAAGAAAGTGCTTCACCCAATCATTTGTTGTGCACTCTCTGCAGATTTGGCAGCAATAGCATATGGGTATCTCTCCCGGTCTGGAGTTGATGCAGTGCTAG GTGATTACCTCACAAAGGCGCCATCTAATCCTGGAGCTGGTGACGTCCTGATGGGATTTCTTGGTTCAGTCATCATATCGTTTGCATTCTCAATGTTCAAGCAGAGAAAG CTTGTGAAGAGGCATGCAGCGGAAATTTTCACATCAATTGCCATCGCATCAACATTCTCGTTATACTCAACTGCCATCCTAGGACGGGTGATAGGGCTAGAGCCTTCACTGACCATATCAATATTACCGAGGTGCATAACCGTGGCGTTGGCTCTGAGCATCGTGTCTTTCTTTGAAG GTGTAAATTCTTCGCTAACCGCTGCGGTCGTCGTCCTCACCGGGCTGATCGGCGCAAATTTTGTGCAAGCAGCCATGGACAAGCTTGGCCTCAACGACCCCATCGCGCGAGGAATAGGGACGGCTTCCAG TGCTCATGGACTGGGAACAGCAGCGCTGTCGGCCAAGGAGCCTGAAGCGCTGCCCTTCTGCGCCATCGCTTACGGCCTGACGGGGATCTTCGGTTCGCTCATTTGCTCGGTTCCGGCCGTCAGGCAGAGCTTAGTGTTCATAGCTGGCTGA
- the LOC4324035 gene encoding chaperone protein dnaJ 15: MASSGKMEGPSAPAMRRDPYEVLSVPRDSSDQEIKSAYRKLALKYHPDKNASNPEASELFKEVAYSYSILSDPEKRRQYDTAGFEALENEGMDMEIDLSNLGTVNTMFAALFSKLGVPIKTTVSPNVLEEAMSGTVTVRPLPVGSSATGKVDKQSAHFYGVTISEEQAQSGIVVRVTSAAQSKFKLLFFEQEINGGYGLALQEDSQKTGKVTSAGMYFLHFQVYRMDSTVNALAMAKDPEAAFFKRLEGLQPCEVSALKSGTHIFAVYGDNFFKPASYTIEAMCAKSYEDTTQRLKEIESKILEKRNDLRQFETEYRKALARFQEVTNRYTQEKEAVDDMLRERDDIHSSFTTERTMVNSVGAGSSSSRYPTESPENGNIDGKDKSSKKKWFNLNLNRSDKKA, from the exons ATGGCGTCGTCGGGGAAGATGGAGgggccgtcggcgccggcgatgcGGCGGGACCCGTACGAGGTGCTCTCCGTGCCAAGGGACTCCTCCGACCAGGAGATCAAGTCCGCCTACCGCAAGCTCGCGCTCAA GTATCACCCTGACAAGAATGCTAGTAACCCAGAAGCATCAGAACTCTTCAAAGAGGTTGCATATTCATATAGTATCTTGTCAGATCCTGAGAAACGGAGGCAATATGATACTGCTGGTTTTGAG GCATTGGAGAATGAAGGAATGGATATGGAAATTGACTTATCTAATCTTGGAACTGTGAACACAATGTTTGCTGCACTTTTCAG CAAGCTCGGTGTTCCAATCAAGACCACAGTATCTCCTAATGTTCTTGAAGAAGCTATGAGTGGAACAGTTACAGTGAGACCTCTCCCAGTTGGATCATCAGCAACGGGAAAG GTTGACAAGCAAAGTGCTCATTTTTATGGTGTAACAATAAGTGAAGAACAAGCTCAGTCAGGCATTGTAGTCAGAGTCACCTCAGCCGCACAAAGTAAATTTAAG CTGCTTTTCTTTGAACAAGAAATTAATGGAGGTTATGGACTAGCTCTTCAG GAAGATAGTCAGAAGACTGGTAAGGTGACATCTGCAGGCATGTATTTCTTGCATTTTCAAGTGTATCGTATGGATTCAACAGTGAATGCG TTGGCAATGGCCAAGGATCCTGAGGCTGCATTCTTTAAAAGGTTGGAAGGTCTCCAGCCGTGCGAAGTGTCGGCTCTCAAATCTGGAACTCATATATTTGCTGTATACG GTGATAATTTTTTCAAGCCAGCTAGCTATACAATTGAAGCAATGTGTGCAAAGAGTTACGAAGACACAACACAGAGGCTAAAGGAAATAGAGTCTAAAATTCTAGAGAAGAGAAATGATTTGCGCCAATTTGAAACTGAGTACAGAAAA GCTTTAGCGCGGTTTCAAGAAGTGACCAACAGATACACCCAAGAAAAAGAAGCG GTTGATGATATGCTGAGAGAAAGGGATGACATCCACTCCTCCTTCACGACCGAACGAACTATGGTGAACTCTGTTGGAGCTGGTAGCAGCAGTAGTAGATACCCCACTGAGAGTCCCGAGAATGGTAACATAGATGGTAAAGATAAATCAAGTAAAAAGAAGTGGTTCAATTTGAATCTTAATAGGTCTGACAAGAAAGCTTGA